The Bacteroidota bacterium genome contains a region encoding:
- a CDS encoding T9SS type A sorting domain-containing protein has translation MKKLFFLLTFLLFANFSYSQYSSPESVAYDSTGKRYIIANTNTNSLLARSQNGTVTTFVSGASSPHGLAIYNGNVYVACNGTVRGYKLSDASLILNVNLGATFLNGMDVDANGILYISDFSAKKIYKLNVNTQAFWVYVANTVSTPNGVCVDAPRNRVLFCNWGSNAPVKAINLADSSVSTLVTTTYSNCDGIKMDRNNNVYVSTWGSSGVFKYDVNFSAPPTLVITGLSSPADIFINKRSDTLVSPNTGNSTVSFHFLNNPTSIGNSNIEVKDFSLNQNYPNPFNPVTSISFNLNKQGFVNLSVYNINGKKVSELINANMNAGFQSVSFNAENLASGIYTYKLSVEGQSVSKNMVLIK, from the coding sequence ATGAAAAAACTTTTTTTCCTTCTTACTTTTTTGCTTTTTGCAAATTTCTCTTACTCTCAATACAGCAGTCCTGAAAGCGTTGCTTATGATTCAACCGGCAAAAGATATATCATCGCCAATACGAATACAAACAGCCTTCTTGCAAGAAGCCAGAACGGTACTGTAACAACATTTGTATCAGGTGCTTCTTCACCACACGGACTCGCGATTTATAACGGCAACGTTTACGTAGCATGCAATGGAACGGTAAGAGGATATAAATTATCAGATGCGAGTTTAATCCTGAATGTAAATTTGGGAGCAACTTTTTTAAATGGTATGGATGTAGATGCAAATGGTATTCTTTATATTTCGGATTTTTCAGCTAAGAAAATATATAAGTTAAATGTAAACACTCAGGCATTCTGGGTTTATGTTGCCAATACAGTTTCAACTCCCAACGGAGTTTGCGTTGATGCTCCAAGGAACAGAGTTTTATTTTGCAACTGGGGAAGCAACGCTCCTGTGAAAGCAATCAATCTTGCTGATTCATCCGTTTCAACTCTGGTAACAACTACATATTCTAATTGCGACGGAATTAAAATGGACAGAAATAATAACGTGTATGTTTCTACATGGGGCAGCAGCGGTGTGTTTAAATACGATGTGAATTTTTCCGCCCCGCCTACTTTGGTTATAACGGGATTAAGCAGCCCTGCAGATATTTTTATCAATAAAAGAAGCGATACACTTGTAAGTCCTAATACAGGCAACAGCACAGTGTCATTTCATTTTTTGAATAATCCGACAAGCATCGGAAACAGCAATATTGAAGTGAAAGATTTTAGTCTGAATCAGAATTATCCGAATCCTTTTAATCCTGTTACTTCAATAAGCTTTAATCTTAACAAGCAGGGATTTGTAAATTTATCCGTCTATAATATTAACGGCAAGAAAGTTAGTGAGCTTATTAATGCAAATATGAATGCAGGTTTCCAAAGTGTTTCGTTCAATGCTGAGAATCTTGCATCAGGAATTTACACATACAAATTAAGTGTTGAAGGACAGTCAGTTTCGAAGAATATGGTGTTAATAAAATAG
- a CDS encoding M15 family metallopeptidase yields MKKIIFLFLFTPCLLFSQSSSVKMNKLGMSYPDFIDSASSNTVYFKDGTQMPYDDGVKKDYETMLDDPDLEDMMSMDYTPGSDWDSPPAKNFEPGRIRNEEFFEMMYGNSAKAVESNLVNIAWMPKSTNSTVSITKVNGVDKRLKEVSDELDALPENLKKYVTTTAGTFYWRPIAGTNRMSMHSYGVAIDINTKYSDYWQWNKSMKYVNRIPMEIVEIFEKHGFIWGGKWYHYDTMHFEYRPELLP; encoded by the coding sequence ATGAAAAAGATTATATTTTTATTTCTGTTTACCCCATGTTTACTTTTCTCGCAATCAAGCTCAGTCAAGATGAATAAACTTGGGATGTCTTATCCTGACTTTATAGATTCAGCTTCGAGCAATACGGTTTATTTTAAGGATGGAACGCAGATGCCCTATGATGACGGAGTTAAAAAAGATTATGAAACGATGCTCGATGATCCTGATCTTGAAGACATGATGTCAATGGATTACACTCCCGGAAGCGACTGGGACTCTCCCCCCGCAAAAAATTTTGAGCCGGGCAGAATAAGAAATGAAGAGTTTTTTGAAATGATGTACGGCAACTCCGCAAAGGCTGTTGAAAGCAATTTAGTAAATATTGCATGGATGCCGAAGTCAACCAATTCAACTGTATCTATAACTAAAGTTAACGGCGTAGATAAAAGACTGAAAGAAGTTTCAGATGAGCTTGATGCTCTTCCTGAAAACCTTAAAAAATATGTTACAACAACTGCAGGTACCTTTTACTGGAGACCGATTGCAGGCACTAACAGAATGAGCATGCACAGCTACGGCGTTGCAATAGATATAAATACAAAATATTCCGATTACTGGCAGTGGAATAAAAGCATGAAGTACGTGAACAGGATACCTATGGAAATCGTTGAGATATTCGAAAAGCATGGATTTATATGGGGCGGCAAATGGTATCATTATGATACGATGCACTTTGAGTATCGCCCGGAATTACTTCCATAA
- a CDS encoding bifunctional response regulator/alkaline phosphatase family protein → MSAAGRNNILWIDDEIEHLKSNIMYLKNKGYNVDEATNGEDGISLVRNKDFDLVFLDENMPGKGGLQTLSELKELRPSLPVVMVTKNETESLMEDAIGSKISDYLIKPVNPNQVLLVCKKILESKRITGNQVSRDYIQGFNEISMALMNDPSWQDWVDIHVKMTGFEMELDAHPNLGLKQTLTDQRKECNIEFSKFVEKNYVHWVNETRDKPDLSNQIVDKYVIPHLDTHKSTFFFVIDCMRLDQWMVMERYLHEYFKIQKDYYYSLLPTATPYSRNAIFAGLYPSDLEKHYPELWRKNDDDENSKNNYEKEFMQKLLDRRKIKLRNELKYTKIMDSDFGRGIENKIQSYCNNQLNAIVINFVDMMAHSRSDYAILKEIAPDESAYRSLTASWFEHSSFFGMLRQLANKPDVKVVITTDHGSIRCLHGVKALGDRETSTNLRYKCGRNVKAELRNALFIKDPVEYKLPKRSGIVNYIIAKEDFYFVYPTDYHKYLNQYNDTFQHGGISIEEMILPVITLEPKL, encoded by the coding sequence ATGTCTGCAGCAGGTAGAAATAACATTTTATGGATAGACGATGAAATAGAGCATCTGAAATCGAACATCATGTATCTCAAAAATAAAGGGTACAATGTTGATGAAGCAACAAACGGAGAGGACGGAATTTCTCTCGTACGAAATAAAGATTTTGACTTAGTTTTTCTCGATGAAAATATGCCGGGCAAAGGCGGATTGCAAACTCTATCAGAGTTAAAAGAGCTACGACCTTCTCTTCCCGTTGTGATGGTAACAAAAAATGAAACTGAATCGCTGATGGAAGATGCCATCGGCAGTAAGATCTCAGATTATCTTATCAAGCCTGTAAATCCTAATCAGGTACTTCTCGTCTGTAAAAAAATTCTTGAGTCAAAACGCATTACAGGTAATCAGGTCTCGCGCGATTATATTCAGGGCTTCAATGAAATTTCAATGGCTCTGATGAATGATCCTTCATGGCAGGACTGGGTAGATATACATGTAAAGATGACAGGATTTGAAATGGAACTTGATGCTCATCCGAATCTTGGACTTAAGCAAACACTCACTGATCAGCGCAAAGAATGTAATATTGAGTTTTCAAAATTTGTTGAAAAAAATTACGTTCACTGGGTAAATGAAACCAGAGATAAACCGGACTTATCAAACCAGATTGTAGATAAATACGTTATACCCCATCTTGATACTCATAAGTCAACTTTCTTTTTTGTAATTGACTGCATGAGATTAGACCAGTGGATGGTTATGGAAAGGTACCTGCATGAGTATTTTAAAATACAGAAAGATTATTATTACTCGCTGCTTCCTACGGCGACTCCTTACAGCAGAAATGCAATCTTCGCGGGATTATATCCTTCTGATTTAGAAAAACATTATCCTGAGCTATGGAGAAAAAATGATGACGATGAGAACAGTAAGAATAACTATGAAAAAGAATTTATGCAGAAGCTTCTTGATAGAAGAAAAATAAAACTACGTAATGAACTGAAGTACACGAAGATTATGGATTCTGATTTCGGACGCGGAATTGAAAATAAAATTCAATCATATTGCAATAATCAGCTCAATGCGATAGTTATAAATTTTGTAGATATGATGGCTCACTCACGAAGTGATTATGCTATATTGAAAGAAATTGCTCCGGACGAATCTGCATACCGTTCATTAACTGCATCATGGTTTGAGCATTCATCATTCTTTGGAATGTTAAGACAGCTTGCAAATAAACCGGACGTGAAAGTTGTAATCACAACTGACCACGGAAGTATAAGATGTCTGCACGGTGTGAAAGCGCTTGGCGACAGAGAAACATCTACAAACCTTCGTTACAAATGCGGAAGAAATGTAAAGGCAGAATTAAGAAATGCTTTATTCATTAAAGATCCTGTTGAATATAAACTTCCTAAGAGAAGCGGAATTGTAAATTATATTATTGCAAAGGAAGATTTCTATTTTGTATATCCTACGGATTATCACAAATATTTGAATCAGTACAATGATACTTTCCAGCACGGCGGAATTTCTATTGAAGAAATGATCCTGCCTGTGATTACGCTGGAACCAAAATTATAA
- the tsaB gene encoding tRNA (adenosine(37)-N6)-threonylcarbamoyltransferase complex dimerization subunit type 1 TsaB — protein sequence MNILLIDSSSRKIEFALFTESKELFRHVLPEEENADVLIYRITQLCTGNNFLLKDLDYVSISNGPGSFTGLRISSAIAKGICFASDAKLIEINSLDILANKIESDKTIVSLIFSNSRTNEFYFARYKKSDKQLERISDYSISLLSSIINEEDFFVTNEKVEGFDEKVMILDSSGLISQYELTLNYISLNKFSDYNTSEPFYMKEFIPLKSQKKLI from the coding sequence TTGAATATACTATTAATAGATTCCTCATCACGCAAAATTGAGTTTGCTCTCTTTACTGAAAGCAAAGAATTATTTCGTCATGTTTTGCCTGAAGAAGAAAACGCCGATGTTTTGATTTACAGAATAACTCAACTCTGCACAGGAAATAATTTTTTATTAAAAGATCTGGATTACGTTTCCATTTCAAACGGTCCGGGCTCATTCACAGGGTTACGAATCTCATCTGCAATTGCAAAAGGAATTTGTTTTGCATCGGATGCAAAGCTGATTGAAATTAATTCACTCGATATTCTTGCCAACAAGATTGAATCAGATAAAACAATTGTATCGCTTATTTTTTCCAACTCAAGAACAAATGAATTCTACTTTGCCAGATATAAAAAATCAGATAAGCAGCTTGAAAGAATTTCAGACTACAGCATATCTCTTCTTTCAAGCATAATTAATGAAGAAGATTTTTTTGTTACAAATGAGAAAGTTGAAGGCTTTGATGAGAAGGTTATGATATTGGATTCTTCCGGCTTAATTTCCCAGTACGAGTTGACGTTAAATTATATTTCACTAAATAAATTTTCTGATTATAATACATCGGAACCTTTCTATATGAAGGAATTTATTCCGCTAAAATCGCAAAAAAAACTTATATGA
- a CDS encoding DUF1573 domain-containing protein: MNIKKFYLSLFFVLILGLILSVNLKSSDILGNVTFTGGPKIVFAEKQRDFGKILQGDIIQYEFDFTNEGDSELEITNVQTSCGCTAATAGEKNTYAAGEKGKIKITFNSNGKVGKVEKTVLIQSNSPAPNDQIILTLNFDVKLPSEEEKKHMTIMAGQSIFDGACKDCHVTKGIGKIGKELYDADCGICHGDPKDHKPHGPIDKNSASKYSDDQLINYIKAGSPNQPTMMPGFHKDNGGPLTTDEIMTLLAYIRSDLSVNSFIKE, encoded by the coding sequence ATGAATATCAAAAAATTCTACTTATCATTATTCTTTGTTTTAATTCTCGGATTGATTCTTTCCGTCAATCTGAAGAGCTCGGATATTCTGGGTAATGTTACATTTACCGGCGGTCCGAAAATAGTATTCGCTGAAAAGCAGAGAGACTTCGGAAAGATATTACAGGGAGATATTATTCAGTATGAGTTTGATTTTACCAATGAAGGTGACTCAGAGCTTGAAATAACAAATGTACAGACTTCATGCGGATGCACAGCAGCAACAGCAGGCGAAAAGAACACTTACGCTGCAGGTGAGAAAGGAAAAATAAAAATTACTTTTAACTCAAACGGTAAAGTCGGCAAGGTTGAGAAGACAGTTTTAATTCAGTCAAACTCCCCTGCCCCTAACGACCAGATAATTCTTACTCTCAACTTCGATGTAAAACTTCCAAGCGAAGAAGAGAAAAAGCACATGACTATAATGGCAGGGCAATCAATTTTTGACGGCGCTTGTAAAGACTGTCACGTAACCAAAGGAATCGGAAAAATCGGCAAAGAACTTTACGATGCAGATTGCGGAATCTGCCACGGTGACCCGAAAGATCACAAGCCGCACGGACCTATAGATAAAAACTCAGCCTCAAAATATTCTGACGACCAGTTAATAAATTATATAAAAGCAGGTTCACCGAATCAGCCGACAATGATGCCGGGCTTCCATAAAGATAACGGTGGTCCACTTACAACAGACGAAATAATGACATTACTTGCCTATATAAGAAGCGACTTGTCTGTCAATTCATTCATAAAAGAATAA
- the glmM gene encoding phosphoglucosamine mutase, protein MSEIIASVSGVRGIFGDNLTPQNISKFTSAFAEYCRKNSKSRKIVVGRDGRLNGEIISNLVINNLLLSGFEVVYIGISPTPTVQIATNSLKAAGGIAVTASHNPQKWNGLKFLSSNGTFLEPLQIKEFLSIAEKGNFKYASVWDIKKLTFDLSWLDKHIEKVLNLKILDSKVIKKRKFRIVIDAVNSAASIIAPKLLKKLGCEVIELFCDGSGIFPHTPEPIPENLKQLCSAVKKYKADVGFAIDPDSDRLVIITEKGEPYIEENTVVTAANFVLRKSKQKNKSVCVNLSTTRAVDDIAKKWGAKSYRSAVGEINVVKEMKKRKSIIGGEGSGGIIYPEMLYGRGAIGGLAMILQEFAESKISVSEYKNALPQYYISKAKIENVKNPDKILKTVISRYKNSGCKITTIDGVKLDFPEYWIHLRKSNTEPIIRIITEAKSRAEADSIQQKFISEIKKLI, encoded by the coding sequence TTGTCTGAAATAATTGCCTCTGTATCAGGAGTAAGAGGGATCTTTGGTGATAACCTCACTCCGCAAAACATATCAAAGTTCACATCTGCCTTCGCAGAATATTGCAGAAAAAATTCAAAGTCTAGAAAAATAGTTGTAGGCCGTGACGGCCGATTAAACGGTGAGATAATCTCTAATCTCGTTATAAATAATTTACTTCTATCAGGTTTCGAAGTTGTTTATATCGGTATTTCACCTACCCCGACTGTACAAATAGCTACCAACAGTTTAAAAGCAGCAGGGGGAATTGCAGTTACAGCTTCCCATAATCCACAGAAATGGAATGGTCTCAAATTCTTAAGTTCTAACGGCACTTTTCTTGAGCCATTACAGATAAAGGAATTTCTCTCAATCGCTGAAAAGGGTAATTTTAAATATGCATCAGTCTGGGATATTAAAAAGCTTACGTTTGATTTATCGTGGCTTGATAAGCATATAGAAAAGGTTTTGAATCTTAAAATATTAGATTCCAAAGTAATCAAAAAAAGAAAATTCAGAATTGTAATAGATGCGGTAAATTCAGCGGCATCTATAATAGCTCCCAAATTATTAAAAAAATTAGGATGTGAAGTAATAGAATTATTTTGTGATGGCAGCGGAATTTTTCCACACACGCCTGAACCAATTCCTGAGAATTTAAAACAACTATGTTCTGCCGTAAAAAAATATAAAGCTGATGTAGGTTTCGCAATTGACCCAGATAGCGATAGGCTTGTAATTATCACCGAAAAAGGCGAACCTTACATAGAAGAAAATACCGTTGTTACCGCAGCAAATTTTGTTTTAAGAAAATCAAAGCAAAAGAATAAATCTGTTTGTGTAAATCTTTCTACTACAAGAGCAGTAGATGATATTGCGAAAAAATGGGGAGCAAAATCTTACAGAAGCGCTGTTGGAGAAATAAATGTTGTGAAGGAAATGAAAAAACGAAAATCAATAATCGGTGGAGAAGGAAGCGGAGGAATAATTTATCCTGAAATGCTTTACGGAAGAGGAGCAATAGGAGGCCTGGCAATGATTTTACAGGAATTCGCTGAATCAAAAATTAGCGTCAGCGAATACAAAAATGCTTTACCGCAATATTATATATCAAAAGCGAAAATTGAAAATGTTAAAAATCCTGACAAGATTTTAAAAACAGTTATAAGCAGATATAAAAATTCGGGATGTAAAATTACAACTATTGACGGAGTGAAACTTGATTTCCCTGAATACTGGATTCATTTAAGAAAATCAAACACCGAACCTATTATAAGAATCATTACTGAGGCGAAATCACGAGCTGAAGCTGATTCTATACAGCAAAAATTTATCAGTGAAATTAAGAAACTAATATAA
- a CDS encoding acetyl-CoA carboxylase carboxyltransferase subunit beta → MAWFKRNKENIQTDTPKQDVPDGMWIKCPECGELMHKKQWESNSYLCIKCDYHFRIGSKEYFKLILDEDSLKEFDRKMKSVDPLHFTDTKPYAKRVEDTIKKTDLYDAIRTVTGKINGKEVVIACMDFDFIGGSMGSVVGEKISRAVDKAIKNKSPLIIISSSGGARMMEGAISLMQLAKTSAKLAKLDEEKIPYISLLTNPTTGGASASYSMLGDFNIAEPKALIAFAGPRVVKQATGKELPKGFQKSEFLLEHGFIDFIVNRKDLKLRLSQLLNLIN, encoded by the coding sequence ATGGCATGGTTTAAGCGAAATAAGGAAAACATTCAAACAGATACACCTAAGCAAGACGTTCCTGACGGTATGTGGATTAAGTGCCCCGAGTGCGGCGAACTTATGCACAAAAAACAGTGGGAATCAAATTCTTACCTTTGTATAAAATGTGATTATCATTTTAGAATAGGAAGCAAAGAGTATTTCAAACTCATTCTTGATGAAGATTCATTAAAGGAGTTTGACAGAAAAATGAAGTCGGTTGACCCGCTTCATTTCACAGATACAAAGCCCTATGCAAAACGCGTAGAAGATACTATAAAGAAAACTGATTTGTACGATGCGATAAGAACTGTTACCGGAAAAATAAACGGTAAGGAAGTTGTTATTGCCTGTATGGATTTTGATTTCATAGGCGGAAGCATGGGAAGTGTAGTAGGCGAAAAAATCAGCAGAGCAGTTGATAAGGCAATAAAAAATAAAAGTCCGCTTATTATTATTTCATCAAGCGGCGGCGCAAGAATGATGGAAGGCGCAATATCACTAATGCAATTGGCGAAGACAAGCGCAAAGCTTGCAAAATTAGACGAAGAAAAAATTCCATATATTTCATTACTTACAAATCCTACAACGGGCGGAGCATCTGCATCATACTCGATGCTTGGTGATTTCAATATTGCCGAACCGAAAGCTTTGATTGCTTTTGCTGGTCCCAGAGTTGTAAAGCAGGCAACGGGAAAAGAACTTCCTAAAGGATTTCAGAAATCAGAATTTTTACTAGAGCACGGCTTCATTGATTTTATTGTGAACAGAAAAGATCTTAAGCTTAGGTTATCTCAGCTTCTAAATTTAATAAATTAA
- a CDS encoding KTSC domain-containing protein, protein MPSTVIRRFNYSEDKKVLTVTFTTDRTYKYKNVPENIYNQFSKATSKGRYFNFNIRDKYEYEEVD, encoded by the coding sequence ATGCCATCAACAGTTATAAGAAGATTTAATTACAGCGAAGATAAAAAAGTACTAACTGTTACTTTTACAACTGATAGAACTTATAAATATAAAAATGTTCCCGAGAATATTTATAACCAATTCTCAAAAGCAACTTCCAAAGGAAGATACTTTAACTTCAACATTCGCGATAAGTACGAATATGAAGAAGTAGATTAA
- the tsaE gene encoding tRNA (adenosine(37)-N6)-threonylcarbamoyltransferase complex ATPase subunit type 1 TsaE, producing the protein MSIPINKIITYSPEETLEAGYNYASSINLSDVIGFTGELGSGKTQFIKGICKFFNVKDVVNSPTFLIVNEYKGTIDNKSIDINHFDLYRLKNESELHSIGFDNYIGENSICLIEWPELAAEHLGIKLKSVNFDYGENENERIIIF; encoded by the coding sequence ATTTCTATTCCTATTAATAAAATCATTACATATTCACCCGAAGAAACACTTGAAGCAGGATATAATTATGCTTCATCTATAAATTTATCGGATGTAATAGGATTTACAGGTGAGCTTGGTTCAGGCAAGACACAGTTCATTAAAGGCATTTGTAAATTTTTTAATGTTAAGGATGTTGTTAACAGTCCAACATTTTTAATTGTCAATGAATACAAAGGAACAATAGATAACAAGAGTATAGATATTAATCATTTTGATTTATACAGATTGAAAAACGAATCTGAACTTCATTCCATAGGATTTGATAATTACATAGGTGAAAATTCTATTTGTCTGATTGAGTGGCCTGAACTGGCTGCTGAGCATTTAGGCATTAAACTTAAATCCGTTAACTTTGATTACGGAGAAAACGAAAACGAAAGAATAATAATTTTTTGA
- a CDS encoding pantoate--beta-alanine ligase: MKVIKEIAAMQDVADYFRCVGKKIGFVPTMGFLHKGHTSLIDKAKEENDIVVVSIFVNPTQFLPGEDFEKYPRDFLKDYFACEKAGVDYIFHPSAEEMYPPKNKTRISVSDISDTLEGKARPNHFTGVATVVAKLFNIVKPNSAYFGQKDAQQAVVIKQMAEDLNYDLKVSICPTVREDNGLAMSSRNSYLSDSEKTEASAIYKALVEGKKMITDKKASDANAIIGKIGEVLKSNSKNLTIEFIEITDNSELKKIYDLASYNGEVLISLAAKIGNTRLIDNILFTK; encoded by the coding sequence ATGAAAGTTATCAAAGAGATTGCTGCAATGCAGGATGTTGCAGATTATTTCAGATGTGTGGGGAAAAAAATCGGCTTTGTTCCAACTATGGGATTTCTTCACAAGGGACATACATCTCTTATTGATAAAGCAAAAGAAGAAAATGATATCGTTGTTGTAAGCATATTTGTGAATCCTACTCAGTTTCTTCCCGGAGAAGATTTCGAAAAATATCCTCGTGACTTTTTAAAAGATTATTTTGCATGCGAGAAGGCAGGAGTTGATTATATTTTTCATCCTTCAGCAGAGGAAATGTATCCTCCGAAAAACAAAACCAGAATTTCAGTTTCGGATATATCAGATACTTTGGAAGGCAAGGCAAGACCAAACCATTTTACAGGTGTTGCAACAGTTGTTGCAAAGCTGTTTAATATTGTTAAACCCAACTCAGCTTACTTCGGACAAAAAGATGCTCAGCAGGCAGTTGTTATAAAACAAATGGCTGAAGATTTAAATTATGATTTAAAAGTTTCCATATGTCCCACAGTCCGTGAAGATAACGGACTTGCAATGAGTTCAAGAAATTCTTACTTGTCGGATTCAGAAAAGACTGAAGCATCTGCAATTTATAAAGCTCTTGTTGAAGGCAAGAAAATGATAACCGATAAAAAAGCTTCTGATGCCAACGCTATAATAGGAAAGATAGGTGAAGTATTAAAATCAAATTCAAAAAATCTAACGATTGAATTTATCGAGATAACGGATAACAGTGAACTGAAAAAAATATATGACCTGGCATCGTATAATGGTGAAGTGCTGATTTCATTAGCTGCGAAAATTGGCAACACAAGACTGATAGATAATATTTTATTTACAAAATAA
- a CDS encoding NTP transferase domain-containing protein — protein sequence MKKLATVILAAGKGKRMRNPDKSKVMFPLKGKPMIQYVVELALKIHSEKIILIVGHQKQAVMDFIKETFKNDLNKISFASQDEQLGTGHAVMQTKPELENFDGDTLILSGDVPLLRFETVEKFLSFHNANSFSASLLSANFQNPFGYGRIVRDENGNFIDIVEEKDADEEIKKLSEINSGIYIVDNKNLFEALKTLKTDNAQGEYYLTDIFNYFKDNNMKIGAVPTENNMEITGVNTVEQLEEMEKMA from the coding sequence ATGAAAAAACTTGCTACCGTAATACTTGCCGCAGGTAAAGGCAAGCGAATGAGAAATCCCGATAAATCGAAAGTAATGTTTCCTTTAAAAGGAAAACCAATGATACAATATGTTGTAGAGCTCGCTTTGAAAATCCACTCTGAAAAAATAATTTTAATTGTCGGTCATCAGAAACAAGCTGTAATGGATTTTATTAAAGAGACATTTAAAAATGATCTGAATAAAATTTCATTTGCTTCTCAGGATGAGCAGCTTGGAACAGGTCATGCAGTAATGCAGACGAAACCGGAACTTGAAAATTTTGACGGAGACACTTTAATTCTTTCGGGAGATGTTCCTTTATTAAGATTTGAAACTGTTGAAAAATTTTTAAGTTTTCATAATGCAAACAGTTTTTCTGCGAGCCTGCTCTCCGCAAATTTTCAAAATCCGTTTGGCTACGGTAGAATTGTAAGAGATGAGAATGGTAATTTTATAGATATTGTAGAAGAGAAAGATGCAGATGAAGAAATAAAAAAACTTAGCGAGATAAATTCAGGAATATATATTGTTGATAATAAAAATTTATTTGAGGCATTGAAAACTTTAAAGACAGATAATGCTCAGGGTGAATATTACCTGACTGATATCTTTAATTACTTCAAAGATAACAATATGAAAATCGGCGCAGTGCCGACTGAAAACAATATGGAAATTACAGGAGTGAATACGGTTGAGCAATTAGAAGAAATGGAAAAGATGGCGTAA
- a CDS encoding ABC transporter ATP-binding protein has translation MSKLLEVKNLKTYFYTDDGVATAVDDVSYEVDKGETLGLVGESGCGKSVSALSIMRLIPDPPGKIVGGEILFKGKDLLKIPEKEMQHVRGNDIGMIFQEPMTSLNPVFTCGNQIEETVILHQKLSKSDAKAKAIDMLKLVGIPAPEQRYNEYPHQLSGGMRQRIMIAIALACNPEILIADEPTTALDVTVQAQILELIKRLQDELGMGVIMITHDLGVIAEVSKRVAVMYASKVVEYGDVNEIFYNPKHPYTLGLLSSIPKLNKEKGRLATIEGFVPPSTSYPKGCHFCTRCQYAIEKCWNEQPPDFEVAPGHTAACWRIDEVAHMNKHSDKVISV, from the coding sequence ATGTCCAAACTTCTCGAGGTTAAGAACCTTAAAACTTATTTTTATACCGATGACGGTGTTGCAACTGCAGTTGATGATGTTTCCTACGAAGTAGATAAAGGTGAAACATTAGGGTTAGTCGGCGAATCCGGCTGCGGAAAAAGTGTATCTGCCCTTTCTATAATGAGACTTATTCCTGACCCTCCCGGAAAAATTGTCGGCGGCGAAATATTGTTTAAAGGAAAAGACCTTCTGAAAATTCCTGAGAAGGAAATGCAGCATGTAAGAGGAAATGATATCGGAATGATTTTTCAGGAACCGATGACGTCACTTAATCCTGTTTTCACCTGCGGAAATCAGATTGAAGAAACTGTTATACTCCACCAAAAACTTTCAAAGTCAGATGCTAAAGCAAAGGCAATTGATATGCTTAAGCTTGTGGGTATCCCTGCTCCCGAGCAAAGATATAATGAATATCCTCACCAGCTTTCGGGCGGAATGAGACAGCGTATTATGATTGCAATTGCATTGGCATGTAACCCTGAAATTCTTATTGCTGATGAACCGACTACAGCTCTTGATGTTACAGTTCAGGCACAGATACTTGAGCTTATAAAAAGATTACAGGATGAGTTGGGTATGGGTGTGATAATGATCACTCATGATCTTGGAGTTATTGCCGAGGTATCAAAACGGGTCGCAGTTATGTATGCATCTAAAGTTGTTGAGTACGGCGATGTGAACGAAATTTTTTACAATCCAAAACATCCTTATACATTAGGGCTTCTAAGTTCAATTCCTAAACTGAATAAAGAAAAAGGCAGACTTGCTACTATCGAGGGATTTGTTCCACCTTCAACTTCGTATCCGAAAGGATGCCACTTCTGTACAAGATGCCAGTATGCAATTGAAAAATGCTGGAACGAGCAGCCGCCTGATTTTGAAGTAGCTCCGGGACACACTGCTGCATGCTGGAGAATTGATGAAGTTGCTCACATGAATAAACATTCCGACAAAGTAATTTCAGTATAA